One Bifidobacterium crudilactis genomic region harbors:
- the mltG gene encoding endolytic transglycosylase MltG, producing MEQDLDDFFTDASHLEDEQGRPIASSAPPLPPKSRRDMRRKRVSVHRKRLIAGLIILLVVALIGGGGWFVANKLSGMASIVTATKSVAEDYTGSGEGEVDFTVETGQSADKIADNLVKADIVKSAAAFTQAVAASGVQDQLFPGVFELKLHMKAADVVKILTDSSKAGGFLEVRSGDKLEDVITKAATLSGIKKSAFDDIVNAKGTGILPSEANGSFEGWLEPGSYNVKKQGSASDILKDLVNKRIAKLDSMNVPTGAERERILNVASIAEAEVNQQQYYSKVTRVIDNRIAKGMTLGMDTTVAYGAKVSASDLTNAQLSDTSNPYNTRVHTGLPPTPISNPGDNAIKAALNPEDGDWLYFVTVNLETGETKFTADASEFDTFVKEYKQWESSHGQE from the coding sequence GTGGAGCAGGATCTTGATGACTTTTTCACCGATGCCTCCCATTTGGAGGATGAGCAGGGACGGCCTATAGCCTCCTCGGCGCCTCCATTGCCACCCAAATCCAGGCGTGACATGCGCCGCAAGCGCGTTTCGGTCCACAGAAAAAGACTTATCGCGGGATTGATAATTCTGCTCGTGGTCGCCTTGATCGGCGGAGGCGGATGGTTCGTAGCGAACAAACTTTCCGGCATGGCCTCTATCGTCACCGCCACCAAATCCGTGGCCGAGGACTACACCGGTTCGGGGGAGGGCGAAGTGGACTTCACCGTCGAAACCGGTCAGAGCGCCGATAAGATAGCCGATAACCTGGTGAAGGCGGATATCGTCAAATCCGCCGCCGCATTCACACAGGCCGTTGCGGCATCGGGTGTGCAGGACCAGCTGTTCCCGGGAGTGTTCGAACTCAAGCTGCATATGAAGGCGGCTGACGTGGTGAAGATTCTCACCGATTCCAGCAAGGCGGGAGGCTTCCTCGAGGTGAGGTCGGGTGACAAACTCGAGGATGTCATCACCAAGGCGGCTACATTGTCGGGCATCAAGAAATCGGCATTCGACGATATCGTCAACGCCAAAGGCACCGGGATTCTGCCCAGCGAGGCCAACGGAAGCTTCGAGGGCTGGCTGGAGCCGGGATCGTACAACGTGAAGAAGCAGGGCTCAGCCAGCGACATCCTCAAGGATCTGGTCAACAAACGCATCGCAAAGCTCGACTCGATGAACGTGCCGACGGGTGCGGAGCGGGAACGCATCCTCAACGTGGCTTCCATCGCGGAAGCGGAAGTGAACCAGCAGCAGTATTACAGCAAGGTGACGAGAGTCATCGACAATCGCATCGCCAAAGGCATGACACTGGGTATGGACACCACGGTGGCATACGGTGCCAAGGTGTCGGCGTCAGACCTGACGAATGCCCAGCTCAGCGATACCTCGAACCCATACAACACCCGTGTGCATACCGGACTGCCGCCCACGCCGATCAGCAATCCGGGAGACAACGCCATCAAGGCGGCGCTCAACCCGGAAGACGGTGATTGGCTGTACTTCGTGACCGTGAATCTGGAGACGGGCGAGACCAAGTTCACTGCGGATGCCTCCGAATTCGACACCTTCGTCAAGGAATACAAGCAGTGGGAATCGTCACACGGCCAGGAGTGA
- the ruvX gene encoding Holliday junction resolvase RuvX, translated as MPAPWLGVDLGDARVGLALSDPELTFAHPAGNVVVEGDSFLALDSVIDVIEQESVAVVVVGLPLLLDGTRGRSGKKAVRWVNALSNRIRVLMADGSLELNDIPQLRLLDERLTTVSAHRQLRDAKVAGRDHRPFVDQQSAVVLLQSALDSRQTLKE; from the coding sequence ATGCCAGCTCCCTGGTTAGGCGTTGATCTTGGCGATGCCCGGGTCGGACTCGCGTTGTCCGACCCGGAGTTGACTTTCGCACATCCTGCAGGCAATGTGGTTGTTGAAGGAGACAGCTTCCTAGCGCTTGATTCCGTGATTGACGTCATAGAACAGGAATCGGTGGCAGTGGTCGTTGTAGGGCTGCCTCTGCTTTTGGACGGTACTCGCGGACGCAGCGGAAAAAAGGCGGTTCGCTGGGTCAATGCGCTGAGCAATCGAATCAGAGTGTTGATGGCCGATGGCTCTCTTGAACTGAACGATATCCCCCAGCTTCGGTTGCTAGATGAACGGCTCACCACCGTGAGCGCCCACAGACAGTTGCGTGACGCCAAGGTCGCAGGTCGGGACCATCGGCCTTTTGTCGATCAGCAGTCCGCTGTGGTGCTGTTGCAGTCCGCCCTGGACAGTCGCCAGACATTGAAGGAGTAA